The Hyphomicrobiales bacterium genome has a window encoding:
- a CDS encoding Outer membrane protein assembly factor produces MRFWRRAGHAVALSGGCALATLLGLQADTARAFDLSSLDVFGLFTKKDEPPAPSPSTLPYRLDFDLGDAEGAKALTRTLQDASLLYRLRQDAPPDGESLARRMATDFKPLVDALWSQGYFNADVAMIVDGVTLTLGVEPNAVLVRALEAHRNRDAVPITVKVRPGKVFGLRKIEVVERDESGPPAIANPLKVSRLKEGEPATSAALRGAQAALVDYMRAQSRPLAKMVELRPVVDHATGIMDVTYVLDPGPLAGFGDITLGQTDDIPPEVVRSFIYLEPGDPYSPKALADMRRSIGRIPAVGSVRIREGDRLDRAGNLPIFVDVTERPKRLLGFSARYSTIDGPAVKTYWEHRNLFGGAERLRLEGSIFLTPRIDGTKIQNFGDFKESDLGGRFGFSFIKPALGGSRYDWLVDGVATRERVGTNRYGGYTARYANATTAIMRRFSDTFSIQAGLEVERGQTSDVLGQITYTLVGIPLSVKYDSTDSLLDPTRGLRVNASFAPYPTFLGSTVGIYQTKAAVSAYYALDEDARYILAGRIGFGSVAGASLNEIPPTRLFYAGGGGSVRGYAYRSIAPLGPFHQVVGGRSLLELSAEARIRVTDTIGIVPFFDAGTAFESSFPDGKQKLQMAAGLGLRYYTGIGPIRVDVAAPLNPRKGDKPVALYVSVGQAF; encoded by the coding sequence ATGCGGTTTTGGCGTAGGGCGGGGCATGCTGTCGCACTGAGCGGCGGCTGTGCGCTTGCCACACTGCTGGGCCTGCAGGCTGATACTGCCCGGGCTTTCGATCTCTCGTCGCTCGATGTCTTCGGCCTCTTCACCAAGAAGGACGAGCCGCCGGCGCCGAGCCCTTCGACTCTGCCCTACAGGCTCGATTTCGATCTCGGCGACGCCGAAGGCGCCAAGGCGCTCACCCGCACCCTGCAGGATGCCTCGCTGCTCTATCGGCTGCGCCAGGACGCGCCGCCCGATGGCGAGAGCCTGGCGCGTCGCATGGCCACCGATTTCAAGCCGCTGGTCGATGCGCTCTGGTCGCAAGGCTATTTCAACGCCGATGTCGCGATGATCGTCGACGGCGTGACGCTGACCCTCGGCGTGGAGCCGAACGCCGTGCTGGTTCGGGCGCTGGAAGCGCACCGCAACCGCGATGCGGTGCCGATCACGGTGAAGGTCCGGCCCGGCAAGGTCTTCGGCCTGCGCAAGATCGAAGTCGTGGAGCGCGACGAGTCCGGCCCGCCGGCGATCGCCAACCCGCTCAAGGTCTCGCGGCTGAAGGAGGGCGAACCCGCCACCTCGGCGGCGCTGCGGGGTGCGCAGGCGGCGCTGGTCGACTATATGCGTGCCCAGTCGCGCCCGCTCGCCAAGATGGTCGAACTCAGGCCGGTGGTCGACCATGCCACCGGCATCATGGACGTGACCTACGTTCTCGATCCCGGCCCGCTTGCCGGCTTCGGCGACATCACGCTTGGCCAGACCGACGATATTCCGCCCGAGGTCGTGCGCTCCTTCATCTATCTGGAGCCGGGCGATCCCTACTCGCCGAAGGCGCTCGCCGATATGCGCCGCTCGATCGGGCGAATTCCCGCGGTCGGCTCCGTACGCATTCGCGAAGGCGACAGGCTCGACCGCGCCGGCAACCTGCCGATCTTCGTCGACGTCACCGAACGGCCGAAGCGCCTGCTCGGCTTCTCGGCGCGCTATTCGACGATCGATGGCCCGGCGGTGAAGACCTATTGGGAGCATCGCAACCTCTTCGGCGGCGCCGAGCGATTGCGGCTCGAAGGCAGCATCTTCCTGACGCCGCGGATCGACGGCACCAAGATTCAGAACTTCGGTGATTTCAAGGAGTCGGATCTCGGCGGCCGCTTCGGCTTCAGCTTCATCAAGCCGGCGCTCGGCGGCAGCCGCTACGACTGGCTGGTCGACGGCGTCGCGACGCGCGAGCGCGTCGGCACGAACCGTTACGGCGGCTACACGGCGCGCTATGCCAACGCCACCACGGCGATCATGCGCCGTTTCAGCGATACCTTCTCGATCCAGGCTGGCCTCGAAGTCGAACGCGGCCAGACCAGCGACGTGCTCGGCCAGATCACCTACACATTGGTCGGCATCCCGCTCTCGGTGAAATACGACTCGACCGACAGCCTGCTCGACCCGACGCGCGGGCTTCGCGTCAACGCCTCCTTCGCGCCCTATCCGACCTTCCTGGGGTCGACGGTCGGCATCTACCAGACGAAGGCGGCGGTTTCCGCCTATTATGCCCTCGACGAGGACGCGCGCTACATCCTCGCCGGCCGCATCGGCTTCGGCTCGGTCGCGGGCGCGAGCTTGAACGAGATCCCGCCCACACGGCTCTTCTATGCCGGCGGCGGCGGCTCCGTGCGCGGCTATGCCTATCGCAGTATCGCGCCGCTGGGGCCGTTCCATCAGGTCGTCGGCGGGCGCAGTCTGCTGGAACTGTCGGCCGAGGCTCGCATCAGGGTCACCGACACCATCGGTATCGTGCCCTTCTTCGATGCCGGAACGGCCTTCGAATCGAGCTTCCCGGATGGCAAGCAGAAGCTGCAGATGGCCGCGGGCCTG
- a CDS encoding 2-keto-4-pentenoate hydratase, whose amino-acid sequence MPTTVETVRDALVRARRDRSLIETASLPVPETLADGLAAQAAIGQALGLPEAGWKVGIAEDGTPIAGLMPGPYPAPGGVYEAVAGAELRVEIELALRLSRDVPFRPDRPYSREELLACCDKAYLGIEIVESRLANWFGKVAFPLWLADAMGHGGYILGPEVAIATLDDLAGLSCFISLNGVTIYDQPAVHGNGDPMVPFLAWANRKHDNLGSLRAGQIVTTGSLCGGVLAPGKGEVVTKLAPLATVNLTLR is encoded by the coding sequence ATGCCGACCACCGTCGAGACCGTGCGCGATGCGCTCGTGCGGGCCCGCCGCGACCGCTCCCTGATCGAGACGGCGAGCCTGCCGGTCCCGGAGACGCTGGCTGACGGCCTCGCCGCGCAGGCCGCCATCGGCCAGGCGCTGGGCCTGCCGGAGGCCGGCTGGAAGGTGGGCATAGCCGAGGACGGCACGCCGATCGCCGGCCTGATGCCTGGCCCCTATCCCGCTCCGGGCGGCGTCTATGAAGCGGTTGCCGGCGCGGAATTGCGCGTCGAGATCGAGCTGGCGCTCAGGCTGTCGCGCGACGTGCCGTTCCGCCCGGATCGGCCCTATTCACGCGAGGAGCTGCTCGCCTGCTGCGACAAGGCCTATCTCGGCATCGAGATCGTCGAGAGCCGCCTCGCCAACTGGTTCGGCAAGGTCGCTTTTCCGCTCTGGCTCGCGGATGCGATGGGCCATGGCGGCTACATCCTCGGCCCGGAGGTCGCGATCGCGACGCTGGATGATCTTGCCGGCCTGAGCTGCTTCATCTCGCTCAACGGCGTCACGATCTATGATCAGCCCGCGGTTCACGGCAATGGCGATCCGATGGTGCCGTTCCTGGCCTGGGCCAATCGCAAGCACGACAATCTCGGCAGCCTCCGCGCCGGCCAGATCGTCACGACGGGAAGCCTCTGCGGCGGCGTGCTCGCGCCCGGCAAGGGCGAGGTGGTGACGAAGCTCGCGCCGCTGGCGACGGTGAACCTGACGCTGCGATAG
- a CDS encoding Amino acid ABC transporter substrate-binding protein, producing the protein MKSLWVMAAALGAALSLPAQAQDKVKLVDVIELSGAGAAAGTNWKNGADMAAADINAKGGILGKQVEIVHYDTQTNPGNTRAAVQRGIDEGAYAILGPIFSGPIGASMQISQRAEVAQIVGGEAAGFTKQGNPFIFRTSLSQTAAMPKIAQYLKDTVKAGSIAVVWVNNDFGKGGRDAILPELEKAGIKVAVDVSTEQGQADFTADAIKVKNANADAVFVYLNEEESARFLRAAKQQGITKPLIGETTLLGAKVLELAGDAANGARGHVGLSTDAPIPTLQEFGKRYREKYGFASDHNGIKGYMAVFMVKWATEKQKKLDRKGLADTLRGATIKASEEPGILMDTVIEQNGDLDRESFLAEVVNGRQVINTTLPRIKP; encoded by the coding sequence ATGAAATCGCTTTGGGTCATGGCGGCCGCGCTCGGTGCCGCCCTCAGCCTGCCCGCGCAGGCGCAGGACAAGGTCAAGCTGGTCGACGTCATCGAATTGTCGGGTGCAGGCGCCGCCGCCGGCACCAACTGGAAGAACGGCGCCGACATGGCCGCCGCCGACATCAACGCCAAGGGCGGCATCCTCGGCAAGCAGGTCGAGATCGTCCATTACGATACGCAGACCAATCCGGGGAACACCCGCGCCGCCGTGCAGCGCGGCATCGACGAGGGCGCCTATGCCATCCTCGGCCCGATCTTCTCGGGCCCGATCGGCGCCTCGATGCAGATCTCGCAGCGCGCCGAAGTCGCGCAGATCGTCGGCGGCGAGGCGGCCGGCTTCACCAAGCAGGGCAACCCCTTCATCTTCCGCACCTCGCTCAGCCAGACGGCGGCGATGCCGAAGATCGCCCAATATCTGAAGGACACCGTCAAGGCCGGCTCGATCGCCGTGGTCTGGGTCAATAACGACTTCGGCAAGGGCGGGCGCGACGCCATCCTGCCCGAGCTCGAGAAGGCCGGCATCAAGGTCGCCGTCGACGTCTCGACCGAACAGGGCCAGGCCGATTTCACCGCCGACGCGATCAAGGTGAAGAACGCCAATGCCGATGCCGTCTTCGTCTATCTGAACGAGGAGGAAAGCGCCCGCTTCCTGCGCGCCGCCAAGCAGCAGGGCATCACCAAGCCGCTGATCGGCGAGACGACGCTGCTTGGCGCCAAGGTGCTGGAGCTCGCCGGCGACGCCGCCAATGGTGCCCGGGGTCATGTCGGCCTCTCGACCGACGCGCCGATTCCCACCCTGCAGGAGTTCGGCAAGCGCTATCGCGAGAAATACGGCTTCGCCTCCGACCATAACGGCATCAAGGGCTACATGGCCGTCTTCATGGTGAAATGGGCGACCGAGAAGCAGAAGAAGCTCGACAGGAAGGGTCTCGCCGACACGCTGCGCGGCGCCACCATCAAGGCAAGCGAGGAGCCGGGCATCCTGATGGATACGGTGATCGAGCAGAACGGCGATCTCGACCGCGAAAGCTTCCTCGCCGAGGTCGTCAACGGCAGGCAGGTGATCAACACCACCCTGCCCCGGATCAAGCCGTAA
- a CDS encoding conserved exported hypothetical protein (Evidence 4 : Unknown function but conserved in other organisms) has translation MIGARPLFPRILASGLAAAALFGAVAAWAQDVISAQDFVSRTAVAAMFGVESATLALHKSNTPAIKDFAHGLADENAAATSGLRRIIAKRSDIALPERPDGKHLALLRNLADKQGSEFDSAYVEAQRGTHREAAALMERYAQRGEDPELKRFAEQSLPAFRALDQKARELPNGP, from the coding sequence ATGATCGGCGCTCGCCCCCTTTTCCCGCGAATCCTGGCCTCCGGCCTTGCAGCTGCAGCCCTTTTCGGTGCCGTGGCAGCCTGGGCGCAAGACGTGATCTCCGCGCAGGATTTCGTCAGCCGGACTGCCGTCGCCGCCATGTTCGGCGTGGAATCGGCAACGCTTGCCCTGCACAAGAGCAATACGCCCGCCATCAAGGACTTCGCCCATGGCCTCGCGGACGAGAACGCCGCGGCGACGAGCGGTCTGCGCCGCATCATCGCCAAGCGCTCGGACATCGCCTTGCCCGAACGCCCCGACGGCAAGCATCTCGCCCTGTTGCGGAACCTCGCCGACAAGCAAGGAAGCGAATTCGACAGCGCCTATGTCGAAGCCCAGCGCGGAACGCACCGCGAAGCCGCAGCGCTGATGGAGCGCTACGCGCAGCGCGGCGAGGATCCGGAATTGAAGCGTTTCGCAGAGCAGTCGTTGCCGGCGTTCAGAGCGCTCGATCAGAAGGCAAGGGAATTGCCGAACGGACCCTAG